The Hippoglossus stenolepis isolate QCI-W04-F060 chromosome 11, HSTE1.2, whole genome shotgun sequence genome includes a window with the following:
- the wnt9a gene encoding protein Wnt-9a: MLDGHLLLGWLSFTVIVHLLHLPGPAAAYFGLTGNEPLSILPLNSLPEESMGRAHYKLCDRLKLEKKQRRMCRRDPGVAETLREAITMSALECQYQFRFERWNCTLEGRHRANILKRGFKETGFLYAISSAGLTHAMAKACSAGRMERCTCDEAPDLENRKAWQWGGCGDNLKYANKFVKDFLGKRSNKDLRARVDMHNTNVGMKVIKAGVETTCKCHGVSGSCTVQTCWRQLLPFHEIGKQLKQRYETSVKVGSSTNEATGEGEISTGRSQQQQQQQQQQQQQQQQQQPQQQQQQQPQQQPQQPLPLPGLNDQIPRTMDLLHIEDSPSFCRPSKYSSGTAARKCYKDKNCEAICCGRGHNTQSREVTRPCQCQVRWCCYVECKQCTQREEVYTCKG; the protein is encoded by the exons GTTGACAGGTAATGAACCATTGTCTATCCTGCCACTGAACTCTCTACCAGAGGAGAGCATGGGCAGGGCCCACTACAAGCTGTGCGACCGGCTCAAACTGGAAAAGAAGCAGCGCAGGATGTGCAGACGAGACCCGGGCGTGGCGGAGACCTTGAGAGAGGCCATCACCATGAGCGCCCTAGAATGCCAGTATCAATTCCGCTTTGAGAGGTGGAACTGCACCTTAGAGGGGCGCCACCGTGCCAATATACTAAAGAGAG gaTTTAAAGAGACAGGCTTCCTGTATGCTATCTCCTCAGCGGGTCTAACCCATGCGATGGCCAAAGCTTGCAGCGCAGGACGCATGGAGCGCTGCACGTGTGATGAGGCCCCGGACTTGGAAAACCGCAAGGCATGGCAGTGGGGGGGCTGCGGAGACAACCTTAAATACGCCAACAAGTTTGTCAAGGACTTCCTTGGCAAACGCTCCAATAAGGACCTGCGTGCACGCGTGGACATGCATAACACAAATGTGGGCATGAAG GTAATCAAGGCTGGAGTGGAGACCACCTGCAAATGCCACGGCGTCTCTGGCTCCTGCACCGTCCAGACCTGCTGGCGACAGCTCCTGCCCTTCCACGAGATCGGCAAGCAGCTGAAGCAGCGCTACGAGACGTCTGTCAAAGTTGGCAGCTCCACCAACGAGGCCACAGGGGAGGGAGAGATCTCCACAGGAcggagccagcagcagcagcagcagcaacagcagcagcaacaacagcagcagcagcagcagccacagcagcagcagcagcagcagccacagcagcagccgcagcagccccTGCCCCTGCCTGGCCTAAACGATCAGATCCCTCGCACTATGGACCTGCTCCACATCGAGGACTCGCCCAGTTTCTGTAGACCCAGCAAGTACTCGTCGGGTACAGCAGCCCGCAAGTGCTACAAGGATAAGAACTGCGAAGCAATCTGCTGCGGGCGAGGCCACAACACTCAAAGTAGGGAGGTGACCAGGCCCTGCCAGTGCCAGGTGCGCTGGTGCTGCTACGTCGAATGCAAGCagtgcacacagagagaagaagtgtATACCTGCAAAGGGTAA